One region of Budorcas taxicolor isolate Tak-1 chromosome 3, Takin1.1, whole genome shotgun sequence genomic DNA includes:
- the PLK3 gene encoding serine/threonine-protein kinase PLK3: MEPAAGFLSPRPFPRAAAPPAPPAGPGPPGSPKPGSEPEVLAETPAPDPGRLITDPRSGRTYFKGRLLGKGGFARCYEATDTETGHTYAVKVISQSRITKPHQREKILNEIELHRGLQHRHIVRFSHHFEDADNIYIFLELCSRKSLAHIWKARHTLLEPEVRYYLRQILSGLKYLHQRGILHRDLKLGNFFITEDMELKMGDFGLATRLEPPDHRKKTICGTPNYVAPEVLQRQGHGPEADVWSLGCVMYTLLCGSPPFETVDLKETYRCIKQGHYTLPASLSLPARQLLAAILRASPQDRPSIDQILRHDFFTKGYTPDRLPVSSCVTVPDLTPLNPARILFVKVTKSLFGRKKNKNKNHPEERDEVSCLVNGLTRTSIGHQDARPKAPATSGAAPLSLVETAPEDSSPRGTLASSGDGFEEGLTVATVVESALCALRNCLAFMPPAEQNPAPLAQPEPLVWVSKWVDYSNKFGFGYQLSSRRVAVLFNNGTHMALSANRKTVHYNPTSTKHFSFSVGAVPRALQPQLGVLKYFASYMEQRLMKGGDLPSVEEVEVPMPPLLLQWVKTDQALLMLFSDGTIQVNFYGDHTKLILSGWEPLLVTFVARNRSACTYLASHLQQLGCSPDLRQRLHYALRLLRDRCPV, translated from the exons ATGGAGCCTGCGGCCGGCTTCCTGTCCCCGCGACCCTTCCCTCGTGCGGCCGCCCCGCCAGCGCCCCCCGCCGGACCCGGGCCGCCTGGAAGTCCCAAGCCTGGATCTGAGCCAGAGGTGCTGGCCGAGACTCCGGCACCGGACCCTGGGCGCCTCATCACCGACCCGCGGAGCGGCCGCACCTACTTCAAAGGCCGCCTGTTGGGCAAG GGGGGTTTTGCCCGCTGCTACGAGGCCACTGACACAGAGACCGGCCATACCTACGCGGTCAAAGTCATCTCGCAGAGCCGCATTACCAAGCCGCATCAGCGTGAGAAG ATCCTAAACGAGATTGAGCTGCACCGCGGCCTGCAGCACCGCCACATCGTGCGTTTCTCGCACCACTTTGAGGATGCTGACAACATATACATTTTCCTGGAGCTCTGCAGCCGAAAG TCCCTGGCCCACATCTGGAAGGCCCGGCACACCCTGTTGGAGCCAGAGGTGCGCTACTACCTTCGGCAGATCCTTTCCGGACTCAAGTACTTGCACCAGCGGGGCATCTTGCACCGGGACCTCAAGCTAG GAAATTTTTTTATCACTGAAGACATGGAACTGAAGATGGGGGATTTTGGACTGGCAACCCGGTTGGAGCCCCCAGATCATAGGAAGAA GACCATCTGTGGTACCCCCAACTATGTGGCCCCAGAAGTGCTGCAGAGACAGGGCCACGGCCCGGAGGCAGATGTGTGGTCCCTGGGCTGTGTCAT GTACACGCTGCTGTGCGGGAGTCCCCCCTTTGAGACCGTTGACCTGAAGGAGACGTACCGCTGCATCAAGCAGGGTCACTACACGCTGCCTGCCAGCCTCTCACTGCCTGCCCGGCAGCTCCTGGCCGCCATCCTTCGAGCTTCACCCCAAGACCGCCCCTCAATTGACCAGATCCTGCGCCACGACTTCTTTACCAAG GGCTACACCCCGGACCGGCTCCCTGTCAGCAGCTGTGTGACAGTCCCAGACCTGACACCCCTTAACCCAGCTAGGATTCTGTTTGTCAAAGTTACCAAGAGCCTCTTTGGGAGAAAGAAGAATAAGA ATAAGAACCATCCGGAGGAGCGGGATGAGGTCTCCTGTTTGGTGAATGGCCTCACTCGGACGTCCATTGGCCATCAGGATGCCAGGCCCAAG GCTCCAGCAACTTCAGGTGCAGCCCCCCTCAGCCTGGTAGAGACAGCACCAGAAGACAGTTCACCCCGTGGGACACTGGCAAGCAGTGGAGATG GGTTTGAAGAAGGTCTGACTGTGGCCACAGTGGTGGAGTCAGCTCTCTGTGCTCTGAGAAACTGCCTGGCCTTCATGCCCCCAG CTGAACAGAACCCAGCTCCCCTGGCACAACCAGAACCTCTGGTGTGGGTCAGCAAGTGGGTTGACTACTCcaacaagtttggctttgggtaTCAACTGTCCAGCCGCCGTGTGGCTGTGCTCTTCAACAATGGCACACACATGGCACTGTCGGCCAACAGAAA GACTGTGCACTACAACCCCACCAGCACTAAGCACTTCTCCTTCTCTGTGGGCGCTGTGCCTCGGGCTCTGCAGCCTCAGCTGGGTGTCCTGAAGTATTTTGCCTCCTACATGGAGCAGCGCCTCATGAAG GGTGGAGATCTGCCCAGTGTGGAAGAGGTGGAGGTGCCTATGCCCCCGCTCCTGCTGCAGTGGGTCAAGACCGATCAGGCCCTACTCATGCTCTTTAGTGATGGCACTATCCAG GTGAACTTCTACGGAGACCACACCAAGCTGATCCTCAGTGGC